Proteins encoded within one genomic window of Agelaius phoeniceus isolate bAgePho1 chromosome Z, bAgePho1.hap1, whole genome shotgun sequence:
- the RIC1 gene encoding guanine nucleotide exchange factor subunit RIC1 isoform X2, whose amino-acid sequence MYFLSGWPKRLLCPLESLERPLHIQTDPQRAFFAVLFPSQLSIWYCRPSVLIVSYKELSKAASQFGPYKQAEWRPDSTMIAVSTANGYILFFEIPSARDKYLYEPIYPKGSPHLKGTPHYKEEQCAPSLNLEMKKVLDLQASITSLQSMLEDLLVATADGFLHLIHWDGMTNGRKAINLCTVPFSVDLQSSRGSLMGFEDVYIRDMEYCATLDGFAVVFNDGRVGFITPMSSRFTAEQLHGVWAQDVVDGTCVAVNNKYRLMAFGCANGSVQVYTIDTTTGAMQFSHKLELTPKQYPDIWNKTGPVKLIRWSPDSCVVMVTWECGGLSLWSVFGAQLICTLGGDFAYQSDGAKKDPLKIRSMTWGSEGYHLWVIDGSSSSNMKPERNANNEAQQFGILQFQFIKSALTVNPCMSNQEQVLLQGEDRLYLNCGDAAQTQSPRNTLAHSEHNHTRERGPFSDGSLDSQGLSTLLGHRHWHVVQIHSTYLESNWPIRFSAIDKLGQNVAVVGKFGFAHYSLLTKKWKLFGNITQEQTMMVTGGLAWWNDFIVLACYNLNDHQEELRIYLRTSNLDNAFAHITKVQANTLLLSVFRDIVILFRADCSICLYSIERRSEGLNPTASIQILQEVSMSRYIPHPFLVVSVTLTSVRTETGITLKMPQQACEAESIMLNLAGQLIMLQRDRSGPQIRDKDNNPNQRKHLPFCAPVVLAQSVENVWTTCRINKQKRHLLEALWLSCGGAGMKVWLPLFPRDHRKPHSFLSRRIMLPFHINIYPLAVLFEDALVLGAVNDTVLYDCLYTQTSAREHLEVLFPFSIVERTSQIYLHHILRQLLVRNLGEQALLLAHSCATLPYFPHVLELMLHEVLEEEATSREPIPDPLLPTVAKFITEFPLFLQTVVHCARKTEYALWNYLFAAVGNPKDLFEECLMAQDLDTAASYLIILQNMEVPAVSRQHATLLFNTALEQGKWDLCRHMIRFLKAIGSGETETPPTTPTTQEPSSSSGFEFFRHRSISLSQSAENLHSKFNLTKTLSMPSGPSGKRWSKDSDCAENMYIDMMLWRHARRLLEEIKLKDLGCFAAQLGFELIGWLCKERARAARVEDFVCALKKLHKDFLWPFPVIPASSINSPFKNGKYKTAVGEQLLKSQSTDTFVNMEMDTGISNTPRSRSWLGTICSSQREIDTVSSHGPHMQDAFLSPLLSKVFLIGDECSIGSATDLTETSSMVDGDWTMVDENFSSLSLTQSELEQLSLELASKGPHKSQVQLRYLLHIFMEAGCLDWCVVIGLILRESSVINQVFSIMQSSDIDGEICQNIKTGLDAVDKWASTDCPGYKPFLSIIKPQIQKLNEIVEEQVQPEAFQPVNPSKVPEQANPRAEESRTSSSHGTNPQSDAGSSNASRHEEDKAKTEDEDSFQEGSYDCVVS is encoded by the exons AGGAAGCCCGCACCTGAAGGGAACCCCACATTATAAGGAAGAGCAATGTGCTCCTTCATTAAATCTAGAAATGAAGAAAGTGCTGGACTTGCAAGCCTCTATCACAAG TTTGCAGTCCATGTTAGAAGATCTACTTGTGGCTACtgctgatggatttctccatcTCATTCACTGGGATGGGATGACCAATGGGAGGAAGGCCATCAACCTATGTACAGTTCCATTTTCTGTAGATCTGCAGTCTTCCCGAG GTTCACTTATGGGATTTGAAGATGTTTACATCAGAGATATGGAATACTGTGCCACGCTTGATggctttgctgttgtttttaatgATGGCAGAGTTGGTTTCATTACACCGATGTCAAGTAGATTCACTGCTGAG CAGCTCCATGGTGTTTGGGCACAAGATGTAGTTGATGGAACTTGTGTGGCAGTGAATAACAAATACAGGCTAATGGCGTTTGGATGTGCCAA TGGCTCTGTGCAGGTTTATACAATAGATACCACCACTGGCGCCATGCAGTTTTCTCATAAATTGGAACTGACACCAAAACAATATCCTG ATATTTGGAATAAAACAGGACCCGTTAAACTAATCAGATGGTCACCTGATAGCTGTGTTGTGATGGTGACCTGGGAATGTGGAGGTTTGTCCTTATGGAGTGTTTTTGGTGCTCAGCTTATCTGTACTTTAGGAGGCGATTTTGC GTATCAATCTGATGGTGCCAAAAAGGACCCTCTAAAAATCCGTTCCATG ACCTGGGGATCAGAAGGGTATCATCTCTGGGTTATTGATGGGAGTTCTTCTTCAAACATGAAAcctgaaagaaatgcaaataatgAAGCTCAGCAGTTTGGTATTCTGCAGTTTCAGTTCATCAAGAGTGCACTCACTGTTAATCCTTGTATG AGTAACCAGGAGCAAGTCCTCCTTCAAGGAGAAGATCGCTTATATTTGAACTGTGGAGATGCAGCACAGACTCAGAGTCCCAGAAATACTTTGGCACACTCTGAACATAACCACACCAGGGAAAGAGGCCCATTTTCAGATGGCAGTTTAGATTCTCAGGGTTTAAGCACTTTACTAGGACACCGGCATTGGCATGTTGTACAG attcaTAGTACATATCTAGAGAGCAACTGGCCTATAAGG TTTTCAGCTATTGACAAGCTTGGACAGAATGTAGCTGTTGTTGGCAAGTTTGGTTTTGCACATTATTCTTTACTCACCAAAAAATGGAAGCTGTTTGGAAACATTACCCAG GAGCAAACTATGATGGTAACAGGTGGCTTAGCATGGTGGAATGACTTCATTGTTCTTGCATGTTATAATTTAAATGATCACCAGGAAGAG CTGAGAATCTACCTGCGAACGTCTAACCTTGACAACGCGTTTGCTCACATCACCAAAGTGCAGGCAAACACGTTACTACTGAGTGTCTTCCGGGACATTGTGATATTGTTCAGAGCAGATTGTTCCATTTGCCTTTACAGTATTGAGAGACGGTCTGAGGG TCTTAATCCTACTGCCAGTATCCAAATTCTTCAAGAAGTATCCATGTCTCGGTACATTCCTCATCCTTTTCTTGTAGTGTCTGTTACGTTGACATCAGTGAGAACAGAGACTGGCATCACCTTGAAGATGCCTCAGCAG GCTTGTGAAGCTGAAAGTATTATGCTTAACTTAGCAGGACAACTTATCATGTTGCAAAGGGATCGATCTGGACCCCAGATACGAGATAAAGATAATAATCCTAATCAAAGAAAGCAT cTGCCTTTTTGTGCTCCAGTTGTCCTAGCCCAGTCTGTTGAAAATGTATGGACTACTTGCAGGATTAACAAACAGAAACGCCACTTACTGGAGGCTCTGTGGCTCAGCTGTGGTGGGGCAGGTATGAAAGTCTGGCTTCCCCTGTTTCCCAGAGATCATCGAAAACCGCATTCCTTTCTGTCAAGACGGATCATGCTGCCTTTCCACATCAACATATACCCATTGGCTGTTTTGTTTGAAGATGCCTTGGTTCTTGGTGCTGTTAATGACACTGTGCTCTATGACTGTTTATACACTCAAACCAGTGCTAGAGAACACTTAGAGGTTCTCTTTCCGTTCTCCATTGTTGAGAGAACCTCTCAGATCTACCTCCATCACATTTTACGCCAGCTCTTGGTTAGGAACCTCGGTGAACAAGCCTTGCTTTTGGCCCACTCCTGTGCCACATTACCATACTTCCCTCATGTACTAGAACTGATGCTTCATGAAGTGCTGGAAGAAGAAGCTACCTCGCGGGAACCCATTCCCGACCCTCTCCTTCCCACTGTGGCGAAGTTCATTACAGAATTCCCCCTCTTCCTGCAGACAGTTGTTCATTGTGCTAGGAAGACAGAATATGCCCTGTGGAATTAcctttttgctgctgttggaaACCCGAAGGACTTATTTGAAGAGTGCTTAATGGCCCAGGACTTGGACACAGCTGCCTCTTACCTTATTATCCTACAG AATATGGAAGTTCCAGCAGTTAGCAGACAACATGCTACTCTCCTATTTAATACTGCCTTAGAGCAGGGAAAGTGGGATCTCTGTCGTCATATGATTAGATTTCTTAAAGCCATTGGCTCTGGAGAAACAGAAACACCCCCAACTACACCAACAACTCAG GAACCTAGTTCAAGTAGTGGTTTTGAATTCTTCAGGCACCGCAGCATTAGTTTATCCCAATCAGCGGAGAATCTCCATAGCAAATTTAATCTGACAAAGACACTGAGTATGCCCTCTGGCCCGTCTGGAAAAAG GTGGAGTAAAGACAGTGACTGTGCTGAGAACATGTACATTGACATGATGCTCTGGCGGCATGCTCGGCGTCTGCTGGAGGAAATCAAGCTGAAAGACCTTGGCTGCTTTGCTGCACAGTTGGGATTTGAGCTGATCGGCTGGTTGTGCAAGGAGCGAGCCAGAGCTGCCCGTGTGGAGGATTTTGTGTGTGCTTTGAAAAAGCTACACAAGGATTTCCTCTGGCCATTTCCAGTTATACCAGCTTCATCCATTAATTCACCTTTCAAGAATGGAAAGTACAAGACAG CTGTGGGGGAACAACTACTAAAATCTCAGTCTACAGACACCTTTGTAAACATGGAAATGGACACAGGGATTTCAAACACACCTCGCAGTCGTAGCTGGCTTGGTACTATCTGCTCTTCTCAGAGAGAGATTGATACTGTTTCATCTCATGGACCACACATGCAAGATGCATTCCTTTCTCCTTTGCTAAGTAAAG TGTTTTTGATAGGTGATGAATGCAGCATTGGTTCAGCAACGGACCTGACTGAAACAAGTTCTATGGTGGATGGAGACTGGACCATGGTGGATGAAAACTTCTCCAGTCTAAGTTTAACTCAGTCAGAGCTTGAGCAGCTCTCTCTAGAGCTGGCCAGTAAAGGGCCACACAAGTCACAGGTGCAGCTGCG GTATTTGCTACATATCTTCATGGAAGCAGGATGTCTGGATTGGTGTGTTGTCATAGGCCTTATTCTCAGAGAATCTTCAGTTATCAACCAGGTTTTCAGTATCATGCAGTCCTCTGATATTGATGGAGAAATCTGTCAGAATATTAAGACTGGCCTAGATGCTGTTGACAAGTGGGCTTCTACAGATTG CCCTGGGTACAAGCCATTTCTAAGTATCATCAAACCACAGATCCAGAAACTAAATGAAATAGTAGAAGAGCAAGTACAACCAGAAGCATTTCAGCCAGTGAATCCTTCTAAGGTTCCTGAACAAGCGAACCCAAGAGCTGAGGAAAGCAGGACTTCATCTAGCCATGGCACTAATCCTCAGAGTGATGCTGGAAGCAGCAATGCAAGCAGACATGAAGAGGACAAGGCTAAGACAGAGGATGAGGATTCATTCCAAGAAGGCAGTTATGACTGTGTTGTGTCTTAA
- the RIC1 gene encoding guanine nucleotide exchange factor subunit RIC1 isoform X3: MYFLSGWPKRLLCPLESLERPLHIQTDPQRAFFAVLFPSQLSIWYCRPSVLIVSYKELSKAASQFGPYKQAEWRPDSTMIAVSTANGYILFFEIPSARDKYLYEPIYPKGSPHLKGTPHYKEEQCAPSLNLEMKKVLDLQASITSLQSMLEDLLVATADGFLHLIHWDGMTNGRKAINLCTVPFSVDLQSSRAGSLMGFEDVYIRDMEYCATLDGFAVVFNDGRVGFITPMSSRFTAELHGVWAQDVVDGTCVAVNNKYRLMAFGCANGSVQVYTIDTTTGAMQFSHKLELTPKQYPDIWNKTGPVKLIRWSPDSCVVMVTWECGGLSLWSVFGAQLICTLGGDFAYQSDGAKKDPLKIRSMTWGSEGYHLWVIDGSSSSNMKPERNANNEAQQFGILQFQFIKSALTVNPCMSNQEQVLLQGEDRLYLNCGDAAQTQSPRNTLAHSEHNHTRERGPFSDGSLDSQGLSTLLGHRHWHVVQIHSTYLESNWPIRFSAIDKLGQNVAVVGKFGFAHYSLLTKKWKLFGNITQEQTMMVTGGLAWWNDFIVLACYNLNDHQEELRIYLRTSNLDNAFAHITKVQANTLLLSVFRDIVILFRADCSICLYSIERRSEGLNPTASIQILQEVSMSRYIPHPFLVVSVTLTSVRTETGITLKMPQQACEAESIMLNLAGQLIMLQRDRSGPQIRDKDNNPNQRKHLPFCAPVVLAQSVENVWTTCRINKQKRHLLEALWLSCGGAGMKVWLPLFPRDHRKPHSFLSRRIMLPFHINIYPLAVLFEDALVLGAVNDTVLYDCLYTQTSAREHLEVLFPFSIVERTSQIYLHHILRQLLVRNLGEQALLLAHSCATLPYFPHVLELMLHEVLEEEATSREPIPDPLLPTVAKFITEFPLFLQTVVHCARKTEYALWNYLFAAVGNPKDLFEECLMAQDLDTAASYLIILQNMEVPAVSRQHATLLFNTALEQGKWDLCRHMIRFLKAIGSGETETPPTTPTTQEPSSSSGFEFFRHRSISLSQSAENLHSKFNLTKTLSMPSGPSGKRWSKDSDCAENMYIDMMLWRHARRLLEEIKLKDLGCFAAQLGFELIGWLCKERARAARVEDFVCALKKLHKDFLWPFPVIPASSINSPFKNGKYKTAVGEQLLKSQSTDTFVNMEMDTGISNTPRSRSWLGTICSSQREIDTVSSHGPHMQDAFLSPLLSKVFLIGDECSIGSATDLTETSSMVDGDWTMVDENFSSLSLTQSELEQLSLELASKGPHKSQVQLRYLLHIFMEAGCLDWCVVIGLILRESSVINQVFSIMQSSDIDGEICQNIKTGLDAVDKWASTDCPGYKPFLSIIKPQIQKLNEIVEEQVQPEAFQPVNPSKVPEQANPRAEESRTSSSHGTNPQSDAGSSNASRHEEDKAKTEDEDSFQEGSYDCVVS; this comes from the exons AGGAAGCCCGCACCTGAAGGGAACCCCACATTATAAGGAAGAGCAATGTGCTCCTTCATTAAATCTAGAAATGAAGAAAGTGCTGGACTTGCAAGCCTCTATCACAAG TTTGCAGTCCATGTTAGAAGATCTACTTGTGGCTACtgctgatggatttctccatcTCATTCACTGGGATGGGATGACCAATGGGAGGAAGGCCATCAACCTATGTACAGTTCCATTTTCTGTAGATCTGCAGTCTTCCCGAG CAGGTTCACTTATGGGATTTGAAGATGTTTACATCAGAGATATGGAATACTGTGCCACGCTTGATggctttgctgttgtttttaatgATGGCAGAGTTGGTTTCATTACACCGATGTCAAGTAGATTCACTGCTGAG CTCCATGGTGTTTGGGCACAAGATGTAGTTGATGGAACTTGTGTGGCAGTGAATAACAAATACAGGCTAATGGCGTTTGGATGTGCCAA TGGCTCTGTGCAGGTTTATACAATAGATACCACCACTGGCGCCATGCAGTTTTCTCATAAATTGGAACTGACACCAAAACAATATCCTG ATATTTGGAATAAAACAGGACCCGTTAAACTAATCAGATGGTCACCTGATAGCTGTGTTGTGATGGTGACCTGGGAATGTGGAGGTTTGTCCTTATGGAGTGTTTTTGGTGCTCAGCTTATCTGTACTTTAGGAGGCGATTTTGC GTATCAATCTGATGGTGCCAAAAAGGACCCTCTAAAAATCCGTTCCATG ACCTGGGGATCAGAAGGGTATCATCTCTGGGTTATTGATGGGAGTTCTTCTTCAAACATGAAAcctgaaagaaatgcaaataatgAAGCTCAGCAGTTTGGTATTCTGCAGTTTCAGTTCATCAAGAGTGCACTCACTGTTAATCCTTGTATG AGTAACCAGGAGCAAGTCCTCCTTCAAGGAGAAGATCGCTTATATTTGAACTGTGGAGATGCAGCACAGACTCAGAGTCCCAGAAATACTTTGGCACACTCTGAACATAACCACACCAGGGAAAGAGGCCCATTTTCAGATGGCAGTTTAGATTCTCAGGGTTTAAGCACTTTACTAGGACACCGGCATTGGCATGTTGTACAG attcaTAGTACATATCTAGAGAGCAACTGGCCTATAAGG TTTTCAGCTATTGACAAGCTTGGACAGAATGTAGCTGTTGTTGGCAAGTTTGGTTTTGCACATTATTCTTTACTCACCAAAAAATGGAAGCTGTTTGGAAACATTACCCAG GAGCAAACTATGATGGTAACAGGTGGCTTAGCATGGTGGAATGACTTCATTGTTCTTGCATGTTATAATTTAAATGATCACCAGGAAGAG CTGAGAATCTACCTGCGAACGTCTAACCTTGACAACGCGTTTGCTCACATCACCAAAGTGCAGGCAAACACGTTACTACTGAGTGTCTTCCGGGACATTGTGATATTGTTCAGAGCAGATTGTTCCATTTGCCTTTACAGTATTGAGAGACGGTCTGAGGG TCTTAATCCTACTGCCAGTATCCAAATTCTTCAAGAAGTATCCATGTCTCGGTACATTCCTCATCCTTTTCTTGTAGTGTCTGTTACGTTGACATCAGTGAGAACAGAGACTGGCATCACCTTGAAGATGCCTCAGCAG GCTTGTGAAGCTGAAAGTATTATGCTTAACTTAGCAGGACAACTTATCATGTTGCAAAGGGATCGATCTGGACCCCAGATACGAGATAAAGATAATAATCCTAATCAAAGAAAGCAT cTGCCTTTTTGTGCTCCAGTTGTCCTAGCCCAGTCTGTTGAAAATGTATGGACTACTTGCAGGATTAACAAACAGAAACGCCACTTACTGGAGGCTCTGTGGCTCAGCTGTGGTGGGGCAGGTATGAAAGTCTGGCTTCCCCTGTTTCCCAGAGATCATCGAAAACCGCATTCCTTTCTGTCAAGACGGATCATGCTGCCTTTCCACATCAACATATACCCATTGGCTGTTTTGTTTGAAGATGCCTTGGTTCTTGGTGCTGTTAATGACACTGTGCTCTATGACTGTTTATACACTCAAACCAGTGCTAGAGAACACTTAGAGGTTCTCTTTCCGTTCTCCATTGTTGAGAGAACCTCTCAGATCTACCTCCATCACATTTTACGCCAGCTCTTGGTTAGGAACCTCGGTGAACAAGCCTTGCTTTTGGCCCACTCCTGTGCCACATTACCATACTTCCCTCATGTACTAGAACTGATGCTTCATGAAGTGCTGGAAGAAGAAGCTACCTCGCGGGAACCCATTCCCGACCCTCTCCTTCCCACTGTGGCGAAGTTCATTACAGAATTCCCCCTCTTCCTGCAGACAGTTGTTCATTGTGCTAGGAAGACAGAATATGCCCTGTGGAATTAcctttttgctgctgttggaaACCCGAAGGACTTATTTGAAGAGTGCTTAATGGCCCAGGACTTGGACACAGCTGCCTCTTACCTTATTATCCTACAG AATATGGAAGTTCCAGCAGTTAGCAGACAACATGCTACTCTCCTATTTAATACTGCCTTAGAGCAGGGAAAGTGGGATCTCTGTCGTCATATGATTAGATTTCTTAAAGCCATTGGCTCTGGAGAAACAGAAACACCCCCAACTACACCAACAACTCAG GAACCTAGTTCAAGTAGTGGTTTTGAATTCTTCAGGCACCGCAGCATTAGTTTATCCCAATCAGCGGAGAATCTCCATAGCAAATTTAATCTGACAAAGACACTGAGTATGCCCTCTGGCCCGTCTGGAAAAAG GTGGAGTAAAGACAGTGACTGTGCTGAGAACATGTACATTGACATGATGCTCTGGCGGCATGCTCGGCGTCTGCTGGAGGAAATCAAGCTGAAAGACCTTGGCTGCTTTGCTGCACAGTTGGGATTTGAGCTGATCGGCTGGTTGTGCAAGGAGCGAGCCAGAGCTGCCCGTGTGGAGGATTTTGTGTGTGCTTTGAAAAAGCTACACAAGGATTTCCTCTGGCCATTTCCAGTTATACCAGCTTCATCCATTAATTCACCTTTCAAGAATGGAAAGTACAAGACAG CTGTGGGGGAACAACTACTAAAATCTCAGTCTACAGACACCTTTGTAAACATGGAAATGGACACAGGGATTTCAAACACACCTCGCAGTCGTAGCTGGCTTGGTACTATCTGCTCTTCTCAGAGAGAGATTGATACTGTTTCATCTCATGGACCACACATGCAAGATGCATTCCTTTCTCCTTTGCTAAGTAAAG TGTTTTTGATAGGTGATGAATGCAGCATTGGTTCAGCAACGGACCTGACTGAAACAAGTTCTATGGTGGATGGAGACTGGACCATGGTGGATGAAAACTTCTCCAGTCTAAGTTTAACTCAGTCAGAGCTTGAGCAGCTCTCTCTAGAGCTGGCCAGTAAAGGGCCACACAAGTCACAGGTGCAGCTGCG GTATTTGCTACATATCTTCATGGAAGCAGGATGTCTGGATTGGTGTGTTGTCATAGGCCTTATTCTCAGAGAATCTTCAGTTATCAACCAGGTTTTCAGTATCATGCAGTCCTCTGATATTGATGGAGAAATCTGTCAGAATATTAAGACTGGCCTAGATGCTGTTGACAAGTGGGCTTCTACAGATTG CCCTGGGTACAAGCCATTTCTAAGTATCATCAAACCACAGATCCAGAAACTAAATGAAATAGTAGAAGAGCAAGTACAACCAGAAGCATTTCAGCCAGTGAATCCTTCTAAGGTTCCTGAACAAGCGAACCCAAGAGCTGAGGAAAGCAGGACTTCATCTAGCCATGGCACTAATCCTCAGAGTGATGCTGGAAGCAGCAATGCAAGCAGACATGAAGAGGACAAGGCTAAGACAGAGGATGAGGATTCATTCCAAGAAGGCAGTTATGACTGTGTTGTGTCTTAA